In a genomic window of bacterium:
- a CDS encoding GGDEF domain-containing protein has protein sequence MTSYSFMIAEATLLVLTVVLMIESVVRRRQVGRDLEKYRQKQQQLAAFASELKNLKGELARKSEIVDQFPRITKKLTESFPADAYPAIAVRSAKEFFRAGKSGYFIPVEGSSDYTLAVGAGFPKEWVGNVRIHSDEGILGAALQKRVVVSKIDPLSSSGRRPSRLSLEELGVFPDFVAPIGGVSDLVGALVVEGCPFPLEEERINMTMLADLLSMALQNATLLDPARDGKWVDLLTGVSNRIHFLQRLEQEIRRTGNYRQTMALFMFDIDEFKIVNDTYGHFAGDVVIRSLAEIVRKNTRGYDLVGRYGGDEFMVLITSTTGEQAASFAEHLREKVSTTDIAIPGTEVPVRITISGGLAIFPTHGQSTTELFRAADAALYESKRQGRNRILVATSVGLDGGIAKGADADRDIPASTDSTTDTGPDAAEYPLGELGGAEPITCSPAAAPRQWRAFILTPAW, from the coding sequence ATGACCTCGTACTCATTCATGATCGCCGAGGCGACACTCCTCGTTCTCACTGTCGTTCTGATGATCGAATCCGTGGTCCGCAGGCGGCAGGTGGGCAGGGATTTGGAGAAATACCGCCAGAAACAGCAGCAGCTCGCGGCGTTTGCCTCGGAGTTGAAAAACCTGAAAGGGGAACTTGCCCGCAAGAGCGAAATCGTCGATCAGTTCCCGCGGATCACCAAGAAGTTGACGGAGAGTTTCCCCGCGGACGCATACCCCGCGATCGCGGTTCGCTCCGCAAAGGAGTTCTTCCGGGCCGGGAAATCCGGCTACTTCATTCCGGTGGAAGGGTCTTCCGACTACACCCTCGCTGTCGGAGCGGGATTCCCGAAGGAATGGGTGGGGAACGTACGCATCCACTCCGACGAGGGGATCCTGGGCGCGGCCCTCCAGAAGAGGGTGGTCGTCTCGAAAATCGACCCGCTTTCCTCTTCCGGCCGGAGACCTTCCCGTCTGTCTCTCGAGGAGTTGGGCGTGTTTCCCGACTTCGTCGCGCCCATCGGCGGGGTCTCCGACCTTGTCGGGGCCCTCGTGGTCGAGGGTTGCCCCTTCCCGCTGGAAGAGGAACGGATCAACATGACGATGCTGGCGGACCTCCTCTCGATGGCGCTGCAGAACGCCACCCTCCTCGACCCGGCCCGGGACGGGAAGTGGGTGGATCTGCTCACCGGGGTGTCCAACCGGATCCATTTCCTGCAACGGCTCGAGCAGGAGATCCGGCGCACGGGGAACTATCGGCAGACCATGGCGCTCTTCATGTTCGACATCGACGAGTTCAAGATAGTCAACGACACGTACGGCCATTTTGCCGGCGACGTCGTCATCAGGAGCTTGGCAGAGATTGTCCGGAAGAACACCCGGGGATACGATCTTGTCGGCCGTTACGGCGGAGACGAATTCATGGTGCTCATCACGTCGACGACCGGGGAGCAGGCGGCATCCTTCGCGGAACATCTGCGGGAAAAGGTTTCCACGACCGATATCGCGATTCCCGGCACCGAAGTCCCGGTCCGGATCACCATCAGCGGCGGACTCGCCATCTTTCCGACCCACGGGCAGTCCACCACCGAACTGTTCCGGGCCGCCGACGCGGCGCTGTACGAATCGAAGCGTCAGGGAAGGAACCGGATCCTGGTCGCGACATCCGTCGGGCTGGACGGCGGGATCGCGAAGGGCGCGGACGCGGACCGGGATATCCCTGCATCGACGGACAGTACCACGGACACCGGACCGGATGCCGCCGAATATCCCCTCGGGGAACTCGGGGGGGCTGAACCGATAACCTGCTCTCCTGCCGCCGCCCCCCGTCAGTGGCGCGCCTTCATCCTCACGCCGGCCTGGTAG
- a CDS encoding polysaccharide deacetylase family protein, with product MKISRREFFRLGGALAASVCAPALARETPVGVPVLLYHDISDDFRDSYTISPSLFAAQMEWLHNNGFRAIAVRDIVRPPGNGKAVVLTFDDGYASYMEYAFPLFREYGFHSTINVIGSLAGTFLREGGNRPMLAWDEYRHLLRSGRVDIGCHSFGLHSAVHKGALGVPGETFRQDLRTFRDVLRRETGESTEILAWPYGLYDSQRVSIARKEGFRYLLTSREASFPGSGDVAEIPRRNIDNLYDITSFRIGVES from the coding sequence ATGAAGATTTCCCGCAGGGAGTTCTTCCGCCTGGGCGGAGCGCTGGCGGCGTCGGTATGCGCCCCCGCGTTGGCGCGGGAAACGCCCGTCGGGGTTCCGGTCCTGTTGTACCATGACATTTCGGACGACTTCCGGGATTCCTACACCATTTCCCCGTCCCTGTTCGCGGCGCAGATGGAATGGCTCCATAACAACGGGTTCCGCGCCATCGCCGTGCGGGATATCGTCCGTCCCCCGGGGAACGGAAAGGCGGTCGTCCTCACCTTCGACGACGGATACGCTTCGTACATGGAGTACGCCTTCCCGCTGTTCCGGGAATACGGGTTCCATTCCACCATCAACGTCATCGGCTCCCTCGCGGGGACGTTCCTGCGCGAAGGCGGCAACAGGCCCATGTTGGCCTGGGACGAATACAGGCACCTGCTGCGGTCCGGCCGGGTGGACATCGGGTGCCACAGCTTCGGCCTTCACTCGGCGGTCCACAAGGGGGCCCTGGGGGTTCCCGGCGAGACGTTCAGGCAGGACCTGAGGACGTTCCGTGACGTGCTGCGGAGGGAGACGGGGGAATCCACGGAGATCCTCGCCTGGCCGTACGGCCTGTACGATTCGCAGCGGGTCTCGATCGCCCGGAAGGAGGGATTCCGGTATCTCCTGACCTCCCGGGAGGCCTCGTTCCCGGGTTCCGGGGACGTTGCCGAGATTCCGCGGAGAAACATCGACAACCTGTACGACATCACGTCGTTCCGGATAGGGGTGGAGTCATGA
- a CDS encoding glycosyltransferase — protein MRAFAVSLVMGVNYFILFYYGFVNLVYTILLLVSTVVILRYIRKIRYSPFKDFITSPETPPVSILVPAYNEERVIVRTVQSTLAVNYPFFEVIVINDGSTDASLDTLIRTFHLRKVDRAYRNILKTTPIRGFYYSPDVPNLLVVDKENSGKADSLNCGINVSRSPYFCTVDADSVLEDNALIKLMTPTVESPVPVVACGGVIRALNGIHMEDGVVRRIDLPRSGLAMFQIVEYLRAFLFGRVGLDAMNGILILSGAFSLFRKASVVEAGGYRPKNVTEDMELITRLHRRAIEGKAPYAIKFISDPVCWTEVPENLKMLGRQRRRWHLGLMQSIVQNRSALFNPRYGKFGWVVLPYYLFIELLSPVVELIGYVAVVLSFLFGMLSFEFMLLFFALAVLYGIFLSTSSVFLEEVTYRRYPRWSHLFRLLFYGVIENFGYRQINSFWRCQAFLKYLVGMRKWEYVEKGKTVPAWNRGT, from the coding sequence ATGAGGGCCTTCGCGGTTTCCCTGGTCATGGGGGTCAACTACTTCATCCTTTTCTACTACGGGTTCGTAAACCTGGTCTATACGATCTTGCTGCTGGTCTCCACGGTCGTCATCCTTCGCTACATCCGCAAGATCCGCTACTCCCCCTTCAAGGATTTCATCACCTCGCCGGAAACCCCGCCGGTCTCCATCCTGGTCCCCGCGTACAACGAGGAGCGGGTCATCGTTCGCACCGTCCAGTCGACCCTTGCCGTGAATTACCCGTTTTTCGAGGTCATCGTCATCAACGACGGCTCCACGGACGCCTCCCTGGACACGCTCATCCGGACGTTCCATCTCCGGAAGGTGGATCGCGCCTACCGGAACATCCTGAAGACGACGCCGATCCGCGGGTTCTACTACAGTCCCGACGTGCCGAACCTGCTGGTGGTCGACAAGGAGAACAGCGGAAAGGCCGATTCCCTGAACTGCGGGATCAACGTTTCGCGCAGTCCCTACTTCTGCACGGTCGACGCCGATTCCGTGCTCGAGGACAATGCGCTCATCAAGCTGATGACCCCCACGGTGGAAAGCCCCGTGCCGGTCGTCGCGTGCGGCGGCGTCATCCGCGCCCTCAACGGGATCCACATGGAGGACGGGGTCGTCCGGAGGATCGATCTGCCGAGGAGCGGCCTCGCGATGTTCCAGATCGTGGAGTACCTGAGGGCCTTCCTGTTCGGCCGGGTCGGCCTGGATGCGATGAACGGGATCCTCATCCTCTCCGGGGCGTTTTCGCTGTTCCGCAAGGCGTCCGTCGTGGAGGCCGGGGGATACCGGCCGAAAAACGTCACCGAGGACATGGAGCTGATCACCCGGCTCCACCGCCGCGCCATCGAGGGGAAAGCCCCCTACGCGATCAAGTTCATCTCCGACCCGGTGTGCTGGACCGAGGTTCCGGAGAATCTCAAGATGCTCGGAAGGCAGAGGAGGCGGTGGCACCTCGGCCTCATGCAGAGCATCGTCCAGAACCGCTCCGCCCTGTTCAACCCCCGGTACGGGAAGTTCGGGTGGGTCGTCCTTCCGTACTACCTGTTCATCGAGCTGTTGAGCCCCGTGGTGGAACTGATCGGCTACGTCGCCGTGGTGCTGTCCTTCCTGTTCGGGATGCTGAGCTTCGAGTTCATGCTCCTGTTCTTTGCCCTGGCGGTCCTCTACGGCATCTTCCTGTCCACCTCGAGCGTCTTCCTGGAGGAGGTCACCTACCGCCGGTATCCGCGGTGGAGCCACCTGTTCCGCCTGCTGTTCTACGGAGTGATCGAGAACTTCGGGTACCGGCAGATCAACTCGTTCTGGAGGTGCCAGGCGTTTCTCAAGTACCTGGTCGGGATGCGGAAGTGGGAGTACGTCGAAAAGGGGAAAACCGTGCCGGCGTGGAATCGCGGGACATGA
- a CDS encoding HEAT repeat domain-containing protein → MFANPDRILLVSLAFLLLFILTVLGATIYRRAAALRRYRILDRNRERYGKRFRELLDEGKSVEEFSAFAFPSRSAEWHAVEHVLFGLLADRGYESAAVALFDRLGYRSYYERKLENRNIIVKSSAAEKLGRMRCEASTEKLIPLLDERNGEIVPITVRALSKIGSRQALEAVLNRLPDLYSRSIVSRKSIESSLRNFGPGAVPDLVRYGDQYVDPVSRASALEVLGVLGAPEALPFAFRNLGDGDSEVRAKALKLIGAAGGGLPPGEKDRVAALLDDPVWFVRLQAAKALGTLRHGKAEAALAKRLMDGNWKVRNAAATAIVLTSDNAIGIFLDTLGTTDRYAKESVCEEIQKTNFVYRLIENLVPPEGETYGKSRKILKIMASLGYGTPLREYLESGADDRVRRELTLVVQERAAS, encoded by the coding sequence ATGTTCGCCAACCCTGACCGGATCCTGCTCGTTTCCCTCGCGTTCCTTCTCCTGTTCATCTTGACGGTTCTCGGCGCGACGATCTACCGCCGGGCGGCAGCCCTCCGAAGGTACCGGATCCTGGACCGGAACCGGGAACGGTACGGAAAACGGTTCCGGGAACTCCTCGACGAAGGGAAATCCGTCGAGGAATTCTCCGCCTTCGCCTTCCCCTCCCGCTCCGCGGAATGGCACGCCGTCGAGCATGTCCTCTTCGGACTGCTCGCGGACCGGGGATATGAGTCGGCGGCCGTCGCCCTGTTCGACAGGCTCGGATACCGGTCGTACTACGAGCGGAAGCTCGAAAACCGCAATATCATCGTGAAATCGTCCGCCGCGGAAAAGCTGGGAAGGATGCGTTGCGAGGCCTCCACGGAAAAGCTGATCCCCCTCCTTGACGAGCGGAACGGGGAGATCGTTCCGATCACCGTGCGGGCTCTGAGCAAGATCGGCAGCCGGCAGGCCCTGGAGGCGGTCCTTAACCGGCTTCCCGACCTGTATTCCCGGTCGATTGTGTCCAGGAAGTCGATCGAAAGTTCGCTTCGGAACTTCGGGCCGGGGGCGGTGCCGGACCTGGTCCGGTACGGCGATCAGTACGTCGATCCGGTTTCCCGGGCATCCGCCCTGGAAGTGCTCGGGGTCCTCGGCGCCCCGGAGGCCTTGCCCTTCGCCTTCCGGAACCTGGGCGACGGGGATTCCGAGGTGCGGGCGAAGGCGTTGAAGCTCATCGGCGCCGCCGGCGGCGGCCTGCCGCCCGGGGAGAAGGACAGGGTCGCGGCCCTCCTGGACGACCCGGTCTGGTTCGTCCGGCTGCAGGCGGCGAAGGCGCTGGGGACCCTGCGGCACGGCAAGGCGGAGGCTGCCCTTGCGAAACGGCTGATGGACGGCAACTGGAAGGTGAGGAACGCCGCCGCGACGGCGATTGTCCTGACGAGCGACAATGCGATCGGGATCTTCCTCGACACCCTCGGGACCACGGACCGATACGCGAAGGAGAGCGTCTGCGAAGAGATACAGAAGACGAACTTCGTGTACCGGTTGATCGAGAACCTGGTTCCCCCGGAAGGGGAGACGTACGGGAAGTCCAGGAAAATCCTTAAGATCATGGCGTCCCTGGGGTACGGGACGCCTCTACGGGAGTATCTCGAGAGCGGCGCCGACGACAGGGTCCGGAGGGAGCTGACGCTCGTCGTGCAGGAAAGGGCGGCGTCATGA
- a CDS encoding type II toxin-antitoxin system prevent-host-death family antitoxin, translating to MKSVGAYQAKTHLSELLDEVSRGARISITRNGVPVAMMVPPSSRRKEDVAEAIRKLKEFRKGITLGGISVRELIDAGRRY from the coding sequence ATGAAGAGCGTCGGGGCATACCAGGCGAAGACCCACCTGTCCGAGCTTCTGGACGAAGTGAGCCGCGGCGCGCGCATCTCCATCACCAGGAATGGGGTCCCCGTGGCGATGATGGTGCCTCCCTCTTCCCGGCGGAAAGAGGACGTTGCCGAGGCGATCCGGAAGCTCAAGGAGTTCCGGAAAGGGATCACCTTGGGCGGGATATCGGTCCGCGAACTCATCGACGCGGGGCGCCGCTATTGA
- a CDS encoding sugar transferase encodes MEQERANGKDGGKTPAAKPEGALADAAAIADRFAAPIYDWRKSPYVSRLFESRLKDEEKRRLVHFGHDLFAPRDDVDLVLENMPAVPGYVIGPGDEVVVRMWGRMEGTERLTVDRDGKIFFPKLGSFHVAGKTFEELKAFLRGKVSGIKEVRSDVAGALAGLGLTVLLFPFIALAIRLDSPGPLFFRQVRVGENGRLFTCWKFRSMYRDAERRKGELIPLNEMSGAIFKMRNDPRVTRVGRFLRRTSLDELPQFWNVLLGEMSLVGTRPPTPEEVTGYGHRHRKRICIKPGITGLWQVSGRNDIRDFDEVVRLDIEYIDQWSLWLDVKILMKTFRVLLARNGAY; translated from the coding sequence ATGGAGCAGGAGCGGGCGAACGGGAAGGACGGCGGCAAAACACCCGCCGCCAAGCCGGAAGGGGCGCTCGCCGATGCGGCCGCGATAGCGGACCGGTTCGCCGCCCCCATCTATGACTGGCGGAAATCCCCCTACGTCTCCCGCCTCTTCGAGTCCCGCCTCAAGGACGAGGAGAAGAGGCGGCTCGTCCACTTCGGCCACGACCTGTTCGCCCCACGGGACGACGTCGATCTGGTTCTCGAGAACATGCCGGCGGTCCCCGGGTACGTCATCGGCCCCGGCGACGAGGTCGTCGTCCGGATGTGGGGCCGGATGGAGGGAACCGAGCGGCTGACGGTCGACCGCGACGGGAAGATCTTCTTCCCGAAGCTCGGCTCCTTCCACGTCGCCGGGAAGACGTTCGAGGAACTCAAGGCCTTCCTCCGGGGGAAGGTCTCCGGTATCAAGGAGGTCCGCTCCGACGTCGCGGGGGCCCTCGCGGGACTAGGGTTGACGGTGCTCCTGTTCCCGTTCATCGCCTTGGCCATCCGCCTGGATTCGCCGGGGCCGCTCTTCTTCCGCCAGGTTCGTGTGGGGGAGAACGGGCGGCTGTTCACGTGCTGGAAATTCCGTTCCATGTACCGGGACGCGGAACGGCGGAAGGGGGAGTTGATCCCCCTGAACGAAATGAGCGGTGCCATCTTCAAGATGAGGAACGATCCGCGCGTCACCCGGGTCGGACGATTTCTCCGCAGGACGAGCCTGGACGAGCTGCCACAGTTCTGGAACGTGCTGCTGGGAGAGATGAGCCTGGTGGGGACCCGCCCGCCGACGCCGGAGGAGGTCACCGGATACGGGCACAGGCACCGCAAGCGGATCTGCATCAAGCCGGGGATCACCGGCCTGTGGCAGGTGAGCGGCCGGAACGACATCCGGGATTTCGACGAGGTGGTCCGCCTGGATATCGAGTACATCGACCAGTGGAGCTTGTGGCTGGACGTAAAGATCCTGATGAAAACGTTCCGGGTGTTGCTGGCGCGGAACGGGGCGTACTGA
- a CDS encoding tetratricopeptide repeat protein codes for MRRRWGGLPLLAVMLGGLQAIPGPAYPQTVTVQASEAAPVPGRPAVETAESAKERALRHKKRGDAFRLRDDIGHAGEEYGRALSLYRGFSPEDRYMMARYLSWSGRIDEAIRELNAILSEEPGSVNARIHLARCLAWKGDLHGSLEESSNVLAVSPDNKDALLVRANALRWSGNPNAGMSIYKGILARGDDFDTRLALSQTFLSTGYIRGARDGAKRLTPGYPYQEKERKNLNAEIDKATRPVMGAGYSHYSDSDDNRLDRYSLSAGFWTGFWKWGIGYQYTDAEDPTRSASDQELSLSAESRPTEWLGVGGTAGANWMANDNSRSFFVGSVRADAKVLDGRIGAGVARKAFAETAELIGNGIRYTEIASFVEYPLPYRFTVRGSYAYRDYSDDNRSDDWQGSIRHRFGLKNPSFAAGYRIRYLDFRRESGNGYFDPSGYLSHRLELSADYEKGRGYAHLAPFIGYQSYRRRGDTPEGFFAGGEGVIGVRVTDSVALELHGEGSDEAGGSASGFSYYQAGVRMKARH; via the coding sequence ATGAGGAGAAGATGGGGCGGGTTGCCCCTGCTGGCGGTCATGCTTGGCGGGCTCCAGGCGATCCCGGGCCCGGCGTATCCGCAGACGGTGACCGTCCAGGCTTCCGAGGCCGCACCGGTTCCAGGCCGGCCGGCCGTCGAAACCGCGGAATCCGCGAAGGAGAGAGCCCTCCGGCACAAGAAGCGGGGGGACGCGTTCCGGTTGCGGGACGATATCGGGCATGCCGGCGAAGAGTACGGAAGGGCGTTGTCGCTCTACCGGGGGTTCTCCCCGGAGGACCGGTACATGATGGCCCGTTATCTTTCCTGGAGCGGCAGGATCGACGAGGCGATCCGCGAGCTGAACGCGATCCTTTCGGAGGAGCCGGGGAGCGTCAATGCGCGGATCCACCTGGCCCGATGCCTCGCGTGGAAGGGGGACCTCCACGGCTCCCTGGAGGAGTCATCGAACGTGCTGGCCGTGTCGCCGGACAACAAGGACGCACTCCTCGTCCGGGCGAACGCCTTGAGATGGAGCGGCAACCCGAACGCCGGCATGTCGATCTACAAGGGGATCCTCGCGCGGGGGGACGACTTCGACACCCGCCTGGCGCTGTCCCAGACGTTTCTTTCCACCGGCTACATCCGGGGGGCGAGGGACGGGGCGAAGCGGCTGACGCCGGGATACCCGTACCAGGAGAAGGAGCGGAAGAACCTGAACGCGGAGATCGACAAGGCGACCCGGCCGGTCATGGGAGCGGGCTACAGCCACTACAGCGACTCGGACGACAACCGGCTGGATCGCTATTCGCTGTCCGCCGGGTTCTGGACCGGCTTCTGGAAATGGGGCATCGGGTACCAGTACACGGATGCCGAGGATCCGACCCGGAGCGCCTCGGACCAGGAACTGTCCCTGTCCGCGGAGTCGAGGCCGACGGAATGGCTCGGCGTGGGGGGAACGGCGGGGGCCAACTGGATGGCGAACGACAACTCCCGGAGCTTTTTCGTCGGGAGCGTCAGGGCCGATGCGAAGGTGCTCGACGGCCGGATCGGGGCCGGCGTCGCGCGGAAGGCGTTCGCGGAAACCGCCGAACTGATCGGGAACGGGATCCGGTACACGGAGATCGCCTCGTTTGTCGAATACCCGCTCCCGTACCGGTTCACGGTTCGCGGAAGCTACGCTTACCGGGACTACTCCGACGACAATCGCTCCGATGACTGGCAGGGATCGATCCGGCATCGGTTCGGCCTCAAGAACCCGTCGTTCGCGGCGGGGTACCGGATCCGCTACCTGGACTTCCGGCGGGAGTCCGGAAACGGATATTTCGATCCGTCCGGCTACCTGTCCCACCGGCTGGAGCTCTCCGCAGACTACGAGAAGGGAAGGGGATATGCCCACCTGGCCCCATTCATCGGGTACCAGTCCTACCGGCGGCGGGGGGACACCCCCGAGGGCTTCTTCGCCGGAGGGGAGGGGGTCATCGGGGTGCGTGTCACCGACTCCGTCGCTCTCGAGCTCCACGGCGAAGGATCGGACGAAGCGGGCGGCTCCGCCTCGGGGTTCAGCTACTACCAGGCCGGCGTGAGGATGAAGGCGCGCCACTGA
- the pyk gene encoding pyruvate kinase: MTLPGRKTRIVCTIGPASVSPDVMEQMLLAGMNIARLNFSHGNFEGHRRVIENLRGASRRTGRRLAIMADLPGLKIRIGAVAGEPVQLQAGDPFTLTTEPIVGDTTRASVDFPRLPASVRKGNTLYLNDGIIRLEVEEIRGNDVACRVTAGGELRSRKGLNAPGVDLGADAFTARDHECLTFALENGVDAVSQSFVASAEDIHKVRRAAHAAGRNPFLIAKIERAAALGRIDGILGAADGIMVARGDLGVEIPIERIAIEQKRLVRSANLLGKPVITATQMLESMTGNTRPTRAEATDVANAVIDGTDGVMLSGESAVGRYPVEAVRTLARIAGEAEPYRTGQFVREAMKAVIDSGTVGPSDLVSMSIEGVLARMSVAAVVVPSRSGTTARQLARLRFPAWITAASTSEETCQGLLFSYGIHPEKLDGTPGDWRSWAKRWVSAQGVPGEYLILIEGPSPDHPDVTRRLEVIDLRG, encoded by the coding sequence GTGACCCTGCCCGGCCGCAAGACCCGGATCGTCTGCACCATCGGCCCGGCGTCCGTTTCGCCGGACGTCATGGAGCAGATGCTCCTTGCCGGGATGAACATCGCGCGGCTGAACTTCTCCCACGGAAACTTCGAGGGCCACCGGCGGGTCATCGAAAACCTCCGCGGCGCCTCCCGCAGGACGGGCCGGCGGCTCGCCATCATGGCGGACCTCCCCGGGCTGAAGATCCGCATCGGCGCCGTGGCGGGGGAGCCGGTCCAGCTCCAGGCGGGGGACCCGTTCACCCTCACGACCGAACCCATCGTGGGCGACACCACCCGCGCCTCGGTCGATTTCCCCCGCCTCCCCGCCTCGGTCCGGAAGGGGAACACCCTGTACCTGAACGACGGGATCATCCGCCTCGAGGTGGAGGAGATCCGGGGGAACGACGTGGCGTGCCGCGTGACGGCCGGGGGCGAGCTCCGCTCCCGCAAGGGGCTCAACGCCCCCGGCGTCGACCTCGGGGCCGACGCCTTTACCGCGCGAGACCATGAGTGCCTGACGTTCGCGCTCGAGAACGGCGTCGACGCGGTAAGCCAGTCCTTCGTCGCCTCGGCGGAAGACATCCACAAGGTTCGTCGGGCGGCCCACGCCGCGGGACGCAACCCGTTCCTCATCGCCAAGATCGAGCGCGCGGCCGCCCTCGGGCGGATCGACGGGATCCTCGGAGCCGCGGACGGGATCATGGTCGCCCGGGGGGACCTGGGGGTCGAGATCCCGATCGAGCGGATCGCCATCGAACAGAAGCGGCTCGTCCGTAGTGCGAATCTCCTCGGCAAGCCGGTCATCACGGCGACCCAGATGCTCGAGTCGATGACCGGGAACACCCGGCCGACCCGCGCCGAGGCCACCGACGTGGCCAACGCGGTCATCGACGGCACCGACGGCGTGATGCTTTCCGGCGAGTCCGCCGTGGGGAGATACCCGGTCGAGGCGGTGCGGACCCTCGCCCGGATCGCTGGAGAGGCGGAGCCGTACCGGACGGGCCAGTTCGTTCGCGAGGCCATGAAGGCGGTGATCGATTCGGGAACCGTCGGTCCTTCCGACCTTGTCTCCATGAGCATCGAGGGCGTCCTCGCCAGGATGTCCGTCGCCGCCGTGGTCGTCCCGAGCCGCAGCGGAACCACGGCCCGCCAGCTCGCCCGGCTCCGCTTTCCCGCCTGGATCACGGCCGCGTCCACCAGCGAGGAGACCTGCCAGGGGCTTCTGTTCTCCTACGGCATCCACCCGGAAAAACTGGACGGGACGCCCGGGGACTGGCGTTCATGGGCGAAACGGTGGGTATCGGCGCAGGGCGTTCCGGGGGAGTATCTGATCCTGATCGAGGGACCGTCGCCGGACCACCCGGATGTGACGCGGCGACTCGAAGTCATCGATCTTCGCGGTTGA
- a CDS encoding HD domain-containing protein, which translates to MIGDHFVIGESIYLETNKFFPKKLLRELRGRGIEKISFKGGLTYGELKQFILFLASGKETSPNRKWENISYGILATFDGSSSSSGPLTHSLNVCSMVLAQAMRIGIQESGIREIGLSALLHDVGKIQIPREVLHKPGKLDATEFAQVAGHSVAGANILRKIDCGSELPMIVCFEHHIKYNFGGYPKVTYRIPLNIASCMTQIADVYDALRTNRPYRKSLSLESSITIMREGRGTEFEPVLFDNFMEIIALAESEKSESDDEPSGIVSPPALTV; encoded by the coding sequence GTGATCGGAGATCACTTCGTCATCGGCGAGTCGATATACCTCGAGACGAACAAGTTCTTCCCGAAAAAGCTGCTTCGGGAGCTTCGCGGGAGAGGAATCGAAAAAATATCGTTCAAGGGCGGGTTGACGTATGGCGAACTGAAACAGTTCATCCTGTTTCTGGCCTCCGGCAAGGAGACCTCGCCGAACCGGAAATGGGAGAACATCTCGTACGGAATCCTGGCCACGTTCGACGGGTCCTCCTCCTCCTCCGGGCCCCTCACGCATTCCCTGAATGTCTGCTCCATGGTCCTTGCGCAGGCCATGCGCATCGGCATCCAGGAAAGCGGGATCCGGGAGATCGGACTGTCGGCGTTGCTGCATGATGTCGGGAAGATCCAGATCCCCCGGGAGGTTCTCCACAAACCCGGGAAACTGGACGCAACGGAGTTCGCGCAGGTCGCAGGGCACTCCGTCGCCGGGGCCAACATCCTCAGGAAAATCGATTGCGGCTCGGAATTGCCGATGATCGTCTGCTTCGAGCATCACATAAAATACAACTTCGGCGGGTATCCGAAGGTCACGTACCGCATCCCCCTCAACATCGCCTCTTGCATGACGCAGATCGCGGATGTCTACGATGCCTTGCGGACGAATCGGCCGTACCGGAAAAGTCTCAGTCTCGAATCCTCCATTACCATCATGAGGGAGGGAAGGGGAACGGAATTCGAACCCGTGCTCTTCGATAATTTCATGGAGATCATCGCTCTCGCCGAATCGGAGAAGTCGGAAAGCGATGACGAACCTTCCGGGATCGTCTCTCCACCTGCCCTGACCGTCTGA
- a CDS encoding type II toxin-antitoxin system VapC family toxin — MNRFVLDCSVTVAWWFEDEANPSTDRLLDSLQSGEALVPALWPLEISNVLLTAERRRRLTRVQALQCLEMLRSLPIAVDESTSSRATGEILSLARDQNLSVYDAAYLELSIREALPLATRDKALATAAKRCGVPLK; from the coding sequence TTGAACCGCTTCGTCCTCGATTGCTCGGTGACGGTTGCCTGGTGGTTCGAAGACGAGGCGAATCCATCGACCGACCGGCTTCTCGATTCCCTGCAGTCCGGCGAGGCCCTTGTGCCCGCCCTGTGGCCCCTCGAGATTTCGAATGTTCTCCTGACGGCGGAGCGCCGTCGCCGGCTCACGCGTGTCCAGGCGTTGCAGTGCCTGGAGATGCTGCGTTCCCTTCCCATTGCCGTGGACGAAAGCACCTCTTCCCGGGCGACGGGAGAAATCCTGTCGCTGGCCAGGGATCAGAACCTCTCCGTATACGACGCGGCGTACCTGGAACTGTCGATTCGCGAAGCGCTTCCCCTTGCGACCCGCGACAAGGCCCTTGCCACCGCCGCGAAGCGGTGCGGGGTTCCCCTGAAGTGA